One genomic window of Elusimicrobiota bacterium includes the following:
- a CDS encoding AMIN domain-containing protein, whose product MSNRKFSARYLALPALLGLGVLCSRTVPAATSPMGEQWRAPTKIAGVQFEEDKVEIKTEGVQAKYKTFAIASPPKVVLEFYDTWIPSGFPESLKPSPAGAFVDRVRVAQFSNSPQHVARVVVDLAQAAPYQATQLNGTVTLDFKATAKKTAMAATGVGAAPKALQAKTAASAQGSSDNLDRDLLRELPTAPIDVDFRDLDIGAALTILIEKLESLLGNKLNLIMAPDVTGTITLQLEQVPYNEVFQTILTIKQLAASQTGSNIIKIMGQTSYLAEKQRAITNTRIFILNYVAAAEMSTHLNAIRSMEGRKGSILIANDINALIVTDTDDGLIQTANLIKQLDIRPKAVQIEAKIIDLQIDKATDYGIEWQYAKDWDRSNLTGAEPQLDRRSIGYTNPNATTKAGGIAGAMPSNPVRLSLPPGGTAVTSLAFTFGRVTNTSFLTSALSFAAREGRLKVLSNPKIVTLNNKAASITAGSQVPTVVTTVSPGVGTTQSASYLSVGVLLNVTPTITSDRYIKMVISPTVSQVGSTGGVPGVAPAINTRTASTTLIVKDEETAVIGGLISETKDRQTTKVPILGDLPLIGWFFRRTSRNDPRSELLVFVTPKILD is encoded by the coding sequence TTGGGTTTGGGCGTCCTTTGCTCAAGGACGGTTCCGGCCGCGACCTCGCCGATGGGCGAGCAATGGCGCGCGCCCACTAAAATTGCGGGCGTACAATTTGAGGAAGATAAGGTTGAGATCAAAACCGAAGGGGTCCAGGCCAAGTATAAGACCTTCGCCATCGCGTCGCCGCCTAAAGTGGTCCTGGAATTTTACGACACGTGGATTCCCAGCGGTTTTCCGGAAAGCTTAAAACCCAGCCCCGCGGGAGCATTCGTGGACAGGGTTCGGGTGGCTCAGTTCAGCAACAGTCCTCAGCATGTCGCCCGCGTGGTGGTGGATTTGGCTCAAGCAGCGCCTTATCAAGCGACTCAGTTGAACGGAACGGTGACTCTTGATTTTAAGGCGACGGCTAAGAAAACGGCCATGGCCGCAACCGGCGTTGGGGCCGCGCCCAAGGCGCTTCAGGCGAAAACGGCCGCTTCGGCGCAGGGTTCATCGGATAACTTGGACCGTGATCTTTTGCGTGAGCTGCCGACCGCGCCCATTGACGTGGATTTCAGGGACCTTGACATCGGGGCGGCGCTGACTATCTTGATTGAGAAGTTGGAATCCCTTCTCGGCAATAAACTAAACCTGATTATGGCGCCGGATGTTACCGGTACGATCACCCTGCAGTTGGAGCAGGTCCCTTACAATGAGGTGTTTCAGACCATCCTGACCATTAAGCAATTGGCTGCGAGCCAAACGGGATCGAATATCATCAAGATCATGGGGCAGACCAGTTACTTGGCGGAAAAGCAGCGCGCCATCACCAACACGCGCATTTTTATTTTGAACTATGTCGCGGCCGCGGAGATGAGCACTCACCTCAACGCCATCAGGAGCATGGAGGGGCGCAAGGGCAGTATCTTGATCGCCAACGACATCAACGCTTTGATCGTGACGGATACCGACGATGGCCTTATTCAGACGGCCAATCTCATCAAACAGTTGGACATCCGCCCCAAGGCCGTCCAAATCGAGGCTAAAATTATTGATCTGCAAATCGACAAGGCCACCGACTATGGGATTGAGTGGCAGTACGCGAAGGACTGGGATCGGTCGAATTTGACAGGCGCAGAACCGCAGCTTGATCGTCGCAGCATCGGTTACACCAATCCCAATGCCACGACGAAAGCCGGCGGCATTGCCGGCGCCATGCCCAGCAATCCGGTCCGTCTGAGCCTGCCTCCGGGCGGAACCGCGGTGACCTCTTTGGCTTTTACCTTCGGCCGGGTCACCAATACCAGCTTTTTGACCTCAGCATTAAGCTTTGCCGCGAGGGAAGGCAGGCTGAAGGTTCTTTCCAATCCTAAAATCGTAACGCTTAATAACAAGGCGGCCAGCATCACGGCCGGAAGCCAGGTGCCCACCGTCGTGACAACGGTCAGTCCCGGCGTGGGCACCACTCAAAGCGCCTCTTACTTGAGCGTCGGCGTTTTATTGAATGTCACGCCGACCATCACCTCGGACCGTTACATCAAAATGGTCATTTCTCCAACGGTCAGCCAAGTGGGCTCCACCGGCGGCGTGCCGGGCGTGGCGCCGGCCATCAATACGCGCACGGCCAGCACGACCCTGATCGTCAAAGACGAGGAAACGGCCGTCATCGGCGGATTAATCAGTGAAACCAAGGACCGGCAGACGACCAAAGTCCCGATCCTCGGCGACCTTCCGTTAATCGGATGGTTTTTCCGCAGAACATCGAGGAATGATCCGCGTTCGGAACTCCTGGTGTTCGTCACTCCTAAAATTCTCGATTGA
- a CDS encoding glycosyltransferase family 2 protein produces the protein MTEEPKLSIVIPVFNEERNIRPLFDELQQALKRLGMNWEILWVDDGSSDASQAAVESCSDGNARVLYFKLTRNFGQSAALACGFEHAQGDIVVTLDGDRQNDPSAIAGLLAKLGEGFDVVCGWRRDRHDGLLRVWVSRLANKMISAITRVPIHDYGCTLRAYRRAALKDFRMMGDMHRLLPAYLTWMGLKVTEMPVPHRPRTAGYSKYSIMTRLWKVVLDAFLLNFYFSYITRPMHFFGMAGLGLLGIAFCLEAFVVFRRLAMGGDWLSPLFFLGLFLGCGALLFFFLGVMADLMARSFMAHQNYKSYHLASKREL, from the coding sequence GTGACAGAGGAACCCAAGCTTTCCATCGTCATCCCGGTCTTTAACGAGGAGCGCAATATCCGGCCGCTGTTTGATGAGCTTCAACAGGCCCTCAAACGTTTGGGTATGAATTGGGAAATTTTGTGGGTGGATGACGGCAGTTCGGACGCTTCGCAAGCCGCCGTTGAAAGCTGCTCCGACGGCAACGCGCGCGTTTTATATTTCAAGTTGACGAGAAATTTCGGCCAATCAGCGGCGCTGGCCTGCGGGTTCGAGCATGCGCAGGGGGATATCGTGGTGACGTTAGACGGGGATCGTCAGAACGACCCTTCGGCCATCGCCGGATTGCTGGCCAAGCTTGGCGAGGGCTTCGACGTCGTCTGCGGCTGGCGCAGGGACCGCCATGACGGCCTTCTGCGCGTTTGGGTCAGCCGTCTGGCCAATAAAATGATCAGCGCCATTACCCGCGTGCCCATTCATGATTACGGGTGCACGCTGAGGGCTTACCGGCGCGCCGCGCTTAAGGATTTTCGCATGATGGGGGATATGCATCGTTTGCTGCCCGCGTATTTGACCTGGATGGGGCTTAAAGTAACGGAGATGCCGGTGCCGCATCGCCCCCGGACGGCCGGTTATTCGAAGTATTCCATCATGACGCGTTTGTGGAAGGTCGTGCTTGACGCTTTTTTGCTCAATTTTTATTTTTCCTATATCACGCGGCCCATGCATTTTTTCGGCATGGCCGGCCTGGGGCTCTTGGGGATCGCGTTCTGCTTGGAGGCTTTCGTGGTTTTTCGCCGTTTGGCCATGGGCGGCGATTGGCTTTCTCCGTTGTTCTTTTTAGGTCTTTTTTTGGGCTGCGGCGCGCTGCTGTTTTTCTTCCTAGGCGTCATGGCCGACTTGATGGCCCGCAGTTTTATGGCGCATCAAAATTACAAATCCTATCACCTTGCTTCCAAACGCGAGCTCTAG
- a CDS encoding flippase-like domain-containing protein → MPQQKFASGLGNGRRLLQGLMSLGLGAALFYFAFRHVEWSQISSALRRAQPLWLLPAGFIFLTGLWLRGLRIAYLGEGRASVPKPYASGAVLCLAVNNFIPLRVGELLKIYYLAKRAGLGFLKSSMVIVAERVLDVISLLLLMGLAFIGNSSLFLVWLEKLSGPGTDSSQGLPWPLIAVCCLLVAAMAVLAFDIGGLRRRLWLLASALLGQLREIARALAKRLPAAMAAALLIWLADLFFVWSMAEGFQIHLSFFQLLFLQVTLSLAYASSVSPGALGLYELMGSWVLESLGFATDQALAYLLAAHGFTYVLLFAASFLVIARENSLVELWRGLFGNSQKATIKS, encoded by the coding sequence GTGCCTCAACAAAAATTTGCTTCAGGGCTGGGTAACGGCAGGCGCCTTTTACAGGGTTTGATGAGCCTGGGCTTAGGCGCTGCGCTTTTTTATTTTGCTTTCCGCCATGTCGAGTGGAGCCAGATATCGAGCGCCTTGCGCCGGGCGCAGCCGTTGTGGCTTCTTCCTGCGGGTTTCATTTTTTTAACGGGATTATGGCTGCGGGGTTTGCGCATCGCTTATCTGGGCGAAGGCCGCGCCTCGGTGCCCAAACCCTATGCCAGCGGCGCCGTTCTATGCTTGGCCGTCAATAATTTCATCCCGTTGAGAGTCGGCGAACTGCTGAAAATTTATTATCTGGCCAAAAGAGCGGGCTTGGGGTTTTTAAAATCATCGATGGTGATCGTTGCCGAGCGCGTCCTGGATGTCATCAGCCTTTTGTTGTTGATGGGGTTGGCGTTCATCGGCAACAGTTCCCTGTTCTTAGTTTGGCTGGAAAAATTATCCGGCCCAGGAACTGATTCTTCCCAAGGCTTACCGTGGCCGTTGATCGCCGTTTGCTGTTTGCTTGTCGCGGCCATGGCGGTGTTGGCCTTTGATATCGGCGGTTTGAGGCGCCGTCTATGGCTGTTGGCGAGCGCTTTGTTGGGGCAACTCAGGGAAATTGCGCGGGCCTTGGCCAAGCGTTTGCCCGCGGCCATGGCCGCGGCTTTGCTCATTTGGCTGGCGGACTTATTCTTCGTCTGGTCCATGGCCGAGGGATTCCAAATTCACCTTTCGTTTTTTCAGCTTTTGTTTCTTCAGGTGACTCTTTCATTGGCTTACGCCTCATCGGTCAGTCCCGGAGCTTTGGGGCTTTACGAGCTTATGGGCTCTTGGGTTTTGGAGTCCCTGGGTTTCGCAACGGATCAAGCCTTGGCCTATCTGTTGGCCGCGCATGGCTTTACTTACGTTCTTCTCTTCGCCGCTTCCTTTCTCGTGATTGCGCGTGAAAATTCTTTGGTCGAGTTATGGCGCGGTTTATTCGGGAATTCTCAAAAGGCTACAATCAAGAGTTGA
- a CDS encoding nucleotide sugar dehydrogenase, with amino-acid sequence MATERICVLGLGYIGLPTASILATHGFDVVGVDKRKAVIDHLRQGRTPIEEPGLNTLVEAALKSNHLSLNDEVQEADVFMICVPTPHENARADLSFVREAAQSIARRLKPGNLVILESTVPPSTVEKILIPILAGSGQKIPGDVFVAHCPERVLPGNILTELVTNDRIVGGIDELSRERAKAVYGRFVQGEIHLTDCTTAETVKLIENTFRDVNIAFANEVEAVCRKIGINAWDVIRLANKHPRVNILRPGPGVGGHCIAVDPWFLVEAAPEEAKMTRLAREINDAKPLRVIAEIEQTLKNTGKAKPALLCLGATYKANVDDIRESPALHIIEHFSKRRDLTFMVADAHAKNLNHNIPSVALNEGLSKADVIALLVDHKEFLSLDWPGLRSRKGAENILDFKGVMP; translated from the coding sequence ATGGCAACCGAGCGGATTTGTGTTCTAGGACTAGGCTATATCGGCCTGCCCACGGCCAGTATTTTGGCTACGCATGGGTTTGATGTCGTCGGTGTCGATAAGCGAAAAGCCGTCATCGATCATTTGCGCCAAGGGCGAACGCCTATTGAGGAACCGGGGTTAAACACCCTGGTCGAGGCCGCCTTAAAATCAAACCATCTGAGCTTAAACGATGAAGTTCAGGAGGCGGATGTTTTCATGATTTGCGTGCCGACCCCGCATGAAAACGCCCGGGCCGATCTCTCCTTCGTGCGTGAAGCGGCCCAGAGCATCGCGCGCCGGTTGAAGCCGGGAAATTTGGTCATTTTGGAATCCACGGTTCCGCCGTCCACGGTTGAAAAAATTTTAATCCCGATCTTAGCCGGAAGCGGCCAAAAAATTCCCGGCGATGTTTTTGTGGCGCATTGCCCGGAGCGCGTGCTGCCCGGCAATATCCTGACGGAACTCGTCACCAACGACCGCATCGTCGGCGGCATCGACGAATTATCTCGCGAACGGGCCAAAGCCGTTTACGGGCGTTTCGTCCAAGGCGAGATTCACCTGACGGACTGCACGACCGCTGAAACCGTCAAGCTCATCGAGAATACCTTCCGCGACGTCAATATCGCTTTCGCCAATGAAGTGGAGGCCGTCTGCCGGAAAATAGGCATCAATGCCTGGGATGTCATCCGCTTGGCGAACAAGCACCCTCGGGTGAATATTCTGCGTCCGGGGCCCGGTGTGGGCGGGCATTGCATCGCGGTCGATCCTTGGTTTTTGGTGGAGGCCGCGCCTGAGGAAGCGAAAATGACGCGCTTGGCCCGAGAAATCAACGATGCCAAGCCCCTGCGCGTCATTGCCGAGATCGAACAGACCCTCAAGAATACGGGCAAGGCCAAACCCGCGTTGCTTTGCCTGGGCGCCACTTATAAAGCCAATGTCGATGATATACGCGAGAGCCCGGCTTTGCACATCATCGAGCATTTTTCGAAACGCCGGGATTTGACGTTCATGGTCGCCGATGCTCATGCTAAAAACCTCAATCACAATATTCCCTCGGTCGCTCTTAATGAGGGCTTGAGCAAAGCCGACGTCATTGCCTTGTTGGTGGACCATAAAGAATTTTTATCGTTGGATTGGCCGGGCCTTCGATCCCGAAAGGGCGCTGAGAATATTCTTGATTTCAAAGGGGTCATGCCATGA